One part of the Chryseobacterium mulctrae genome encodes these proteins:
- the metE gene encoding 5-methyltetrahydropteroyltriglutamate--homocysteine S-methyltransferase, protein MQTHLLGYPRIGSNRELKKACEQYWSGKIVLDELLEAGKTITQSNWKLQQKAGIDLIPCNDFSYYDQVLDMTLMVGAIPERYQEIAFKKSELDLYFAMARGFQKDGLDITAMEMTKWFDTNYHYIVPEFQKNQDFKLFSNKIIKEFISAKQAGINAKPVIIGLLTYLLLGKEKEEGFDKLDLAQNLLPVYIQILKELENHGAEYIQFDEPFLALDINEKAKETYQFIYADIRKQFPKLKFIVATYFEGLKDNLSLATTLPIDVLHIDLVRHPEQLDEVLNTIPETLSLSLGIVDGRNIWKNDLSQSLSFIKKAVEKIGSERIFIAPSCSLLHSPFDLDSEKNEEILSPEIKQWLAFAKQKVYEIVHLKKLASENPDYNALQVLAENKKAIENRKTSTLIHNQGVKNRVDVTTKEDAQRNSPFNIRKETQQEVLQLPLFPTTTIGSFPQTKEVRNWRSKFKKGELNAEQYDTLLKQETERTIRWQEEIGIDVLVHGEYERNDMVEYFGEQLAGFAFTQNGWVQSYGSRCVKPPVIFGDVHRPNPMTIYWSEYAQSLTQKWVKGMLTGPVTILQWSFVRDDQPRSTTCKQIALAIRDEVNDLEKAGIRIIQIDEPAIREGLPLRRSDWQNYLKWAVEAFRISASGVEDATQIHTHMCYSEFNDIIQNIADMDADVITIECSRSQMELLNAFADFKYPNEIGPGVYDIHSPRVPSKEEMVELLKKAQAVIPAQQLWVNPDCGLKTRHWDETEKALIAMVEASKEVAETFKNKQNLVQ, encoded by the coding sequence ATGCAAACACACCTTCTTGGCTATCCGCGAATTGGTAGCAACAGAGAACTCAAAAAAGCCTGCGAGCAATATTGGTCAGGCAAAATTGTTTTAGACGAATTATTAGAAGCCGGAAAAACCATCACTCAAAGCAACTGGAAACTGCAGCAGAAAGCAGGAATTGACCTTATTCCTTGCAACGATTTTTCATATTATGATCAGGTTTTAGATATGACTTTAATGGTTGGAGCGATTCCGGAACGTTATCAGGAAATTGCTTTCAAAAAATCAGAACTCGATCTATATTTTGCGATGGCAAGAGGATTTCAGAAAGATGGTTTGGATATTACCGCAATGGAAATGACGAAATGGTTTGATACCAATTACCACTACATCGTTCCTGAATTTCAGAAAAATCAGGATTTTAAATTATTCTCCAATAAAATTATTAAAGAATTCATCAGCGCAAAACAAGCGGGAATTAATGCAAAACCTGTGATCATCGGTTTGCTGACCTATTTATTATTAGGAAAAGAAAAAGAAGAAGGTTTTGATAAACTAGATCTAGCGCAAAACTTACTTCCGGTTTATATTCAGATTTTAAAAGAACTTGAAAATCACGGTGCAGAATATATTCAGTTTGATGAGCCATTTTTGGCGTTAGATATAAATGAGAAAGCGAAAGAAACCTATCAGTTTATTTATGCTGATATCAGGAAACAATTCCCAAAACTAAAGTTTATTGTTGCGACTTATTTTGAAGGGTTAAAAGACAATCTTTCATTAGCAACTACCCTTCCGATCGATGTTTTGCATATTGATCTGGTTCGTCATCCTGAACAATTGGATGAAGTTTTAAACACAATTCCTGAAACTTTAAGTCTTTCATTAGGAATTGTTGACGGAAGAAATATCTGGAAAAATGATCTCAGCCAGTCTTTAAGTTTTATAAAAAAAGCTGTTGAAAAAATTGGTTCGGAAAGAATCTTTATTGCTCCCTCTTGTTCATTACTCCACTCTCCTTTCGACCTTGATTCTGAAAAAAACGAAGAAATTTTATCTCCTGAGATCAAGCAATGGTTGGCTTTTGCTAAACAAAAAGTCTATGAAATTGTTCATTTAAAAAAATTAGCTTCAGAAAATCCGGATTACAATGCTTTACAGGTTTTAGCTGAAAATAAAAAAGCAATTGAGAACCGTAAAACCTCAACCTTAATTCACAATCAGGGCGTGAAAAACCGTGTCGATGTGACAACTAAAGAAGACGCGCAAAGAAATTCGCCGTTCAATATCAGAAAAGAAACGCAGCAGGAAGTGTTGCAACTTCCTTTGTTTCCGACAACAACAATTGGTTCATTTCCGCAGACGAAAGAAGTGAGAAACTGGCGTTCAAAATTCAAAAAAGGAGAATTGAATGCCGAACAATACGATACTTTATTGAAACAGGAAACCGAAAGAACGATTCGTTGGCAGGAAGAAATAGGGATCGATGTGTTGGTACACGGAGAATACGAAAGAAACGATATGGTGGAATATTTCGGCGAACAGTTGGCCGGATTTGCATTTACACAAAATGGTTGGGTTCAAAGTTACGGAAGCCGTTGCGTGAAACCTCCGGTAATTTTTGGAGATGTTCACAGACCGAATCCGATGACGATTTATTGGTCGGAATATGCGCAGTCTTTAACTCAAAAATGGGTAAAAGGAATGTTGACTGGACCTGTAACGATTCTTCAATGGTCTTTCGTACGTGACGATCAGCCTCGTTCAACGACTTGTAAACAAATTGCTTTGGCGATTCGTGATGAGGTCAATGATTTGGAAAAAGCGGGAATCAGAATTATACAGATTGATGAACCGGCAATTCGTGAAGGTCTTCCGTTGAGAAGATCTGACTGGCAAAATTACCTGAAATGGGCGGTTGAAGCTTTTAGAATTTCGGCAAGTGGTGTGGAAGATGCAACACAAATTCATACGCATATGTGCTACTCTGAATTTAATGATATCATCCAAAATATCGCCGATATGGACGCTGATGTCATCACAATCGAATGCTCCAGAAGTCAGATGGAATTGTTGAATGCTTTTGCTGATTTCAAATATCCGAACGAGATCGGACCGGGAGTTTATGATATTCATTCACCGAGAGTTCCATCCAAAGAAGAAATGGTAGAATTGCTGAAAAAAGCACAAGCCGTGATTCCTGCACAGCAACTTTGGGTAAATCCTGATTGTGGTTTGAAAACCCGTCATTGGGATGAAACGGAAAAAGCGCTGATTGCGATGGTGGAGGCATCAAAAGAAGTCGCTGAAACATTTAAAAATAAACAAAATTTAGTTCAATAA
- a CDS encoding Lrp/AsnC family transcriptional regulator, whose product MERLDEKDLQILRILQKNAKLTVKELAKEVNLSTSPVFERVKRLEQEGYIKHYAAVLEAEKLNRGFTVFCQIKLKIHDRSVGNQFVEDILQIDEVAECYNISGDFDFLLKVQVRDMKHYQNFVFNKLGSVDSIGSTHSTFVMAEVKNIHGVSI is encoded by the coding sequence GTGGAAAGACTCGACGAAAAGGATTTACAAATACTAAGGATCCTCCAAAAAAATGCAAAACTGACCGTAAAAGAGTTAGCTAAAGAAGTAAATCTTTCAACATCACCTGTTTTTGAACGTGTGAAAAGATTAGAACAAGAAGGATATATTAAGCATTATGCAGCCGTTTTGGAAGCTGAAAAACTTAATCGTGGATTTACCGTTTTTTGCCAAATTAAACTCAAAATTCATGACCGTTCCGTAGGAAACCAATTTGTGGAAGATATTCTGCAGATTGATGAGGTGGCAGAATGTTATAATATTTCAGGCGATTTTGATTTCTTACTGAAGGTTCAGGTAAGAGATATGAAGCATTATCAGAATTTTGTTTTTAATAAATTAGGAAGTGTAGATTCTATCGGAAGTACACACAGTACTTTTGTGATGGCGGAAGTGAAGAATATTCATGGAGTGAGTATTTAG
- a CDS encoding VOC family protein, whose product MKINNIDHLVLTVADIDKTIDFYTNILGFEVVIFGDNRKALTFGNQKINLHQKGKEFEPKAEYPTSGSADLCFIAETNIEDVLEELKQKNIEIIEGIVERTGATGKIKSVYFRDPDLNLIEVSNYY is encoded by the coding sequence ATGAAAATAAATAACATAGACCATCTTGTCTTAACCGTTGCAGACATTGATAAAACGATAGATTTCTACACCAACATTTTAGGTTTTGAAGTTGTAATATTTGGAGACAACAGAAAAGCACTGACCTTCGGAAATCAGAAAATAAATCTTCATCAAAAAGGAAAAGAATTCGAACCGAAAGCTGAATACCCAACTTCAGGTTCAGCCGATCTATGTTTTATCGCAGAAACCAATATTGAGGATGTTTTAGAAGAACTAAAACAGAAAAATATAGAAATCATCGAAGGAATTGTAGAAAGAACTGGGGCAACCGGAAAGATTAAATCGGTTTATTTCAGAGATCCTGATTTGAATTTGATAGAGGTGAGTAATTATTATTGA
- the nudK gene encoding GDP-mannose pyrophosphatase NudK, which yields MQETNVSIEKTEILSDNWYTLKKVTFNIKKENGNTETQSREAYDRGNGAVILLYNTHTKNVILTRQFRLPTYINGNPDGMLIEACAGLLDNDNPEDCIKRETEEETGYKISKVEKIFEAYMSPGSVTEILHFFIAEYSDDMKINEGGGLEEEGENIEVLQLQFDETLSMIDNGEIKDAKTIMLLQHLRLKNIL from the coding sequence ATGCAAGAGACGAATGTAAGTATCGAGAAAACAGAGATCTTATCTGATAACTGGTATACTTTAAAAAAAGTAACTTTCAATATAAAAAAAGAAAACGGAAACACCGAAACTCAAAGCCGGGAAGCTTATGACAGAGGAAACGGAGCCGTTATTTTACTGTACAACACGCATACTAAAAATGTAATTTTAACGAGACAATTCCGTCTTCCTACGTACATCAACGGAAATCCGGACGGAATGTTGATTGAAGCTTGTGCCGGACTTTTAGACAACGATAATCCCGAGGACTGCATCAAAAGAGAAACTGAAGAAGAGACCGGTTATAAAATTTCGAAAGTCGAAAAAATATTTGAAGCTTATATGTCGCCCGGTTCGGTTACAGAAATTCTGCATTTTTTTATCGCCGAATATTCTGATGATATGAAAATAAACGAAGGTGGCGGATTGGAAGAGGAAGGGGAAAACATCGAAGTTTTGCAGCTTCAGTTTGATGAAACCCTTTCTATGATTGATAATGGTGAAATAAAAGATGCCAAAACCATTATGCTTTTACAGCATCTTCGTCTTAAAAATATTCTTTAA
- a CDS encoding TIGR01777 family oxidoreductase, with amino-acid sequence MKEIVLITGASGAIARVLSKKLENQYSIRFLTRKKEAENEFEWDLENQIVDENAFENVSHIIHLAGANISEKRWTEDRKKELISSRVDSAKLILNTLKKKNLKLKSFISASGINFYGTKTTDKIFTENDAPGNDFLSEVVVVWEKAADEFKEQNVAERVVKIRTAVVLSKNEGALAKMKIPIQFGIGSPLGSGKQYMPWIHIDDICRMYEFALKNPEVEGSYNASAPQHTTNESLTKLIANVLNKPLFMPNVPTFILKLIFGELADALLEGSRASSEKIIKAGFEFQFPDLKMALEDLLKK; translated from the coding sequence ATGAAAGAAATTGTATTAATCACCGGTGCAAGCGGAGCCATTGCAAGAGTGCTTTCAAAAAAACTGGAAAACCAATATTCTATACGGTTTTTAACCCGCAAGAAAGAAGCTGAAAACGAATTTGAATGGGATCTTGAAAACCAGATTGTTGACGAAAATGCTTTTGAAAACGTAAGCCATATCATTCATCTTGCAGGAGCTAATATTTCTGAAAAACGCTGGACAGAAGACCGAAAAAAAGAATTGATCTCTAGTCGTGTAGATTCTGCAAAATTGATTTTAAACACACTCAAAAAGAAAAATTTAAAGCTAAAATCTTTTATTTCAGCTTCTGGAATTAATTTTTACGGAACAAAAACTACGGATAAAATTTTCACTGAAAACGATGCTCCCGGAAATGACTTTCTGAGTGAAGTTGTCGTGGTTTGGGAAAAAGCTGCTGATGAATTTAAAGAACAAAATGTAGCAGAACGAGTGGTAAAAATAAGAACTGCCGTTGTTCTTTCTAAAAATGAAGGTGCTTTAGCAAAAATGAAAATTCCAATACAATTCGGAATTGGGTCGCCACTTGGAAGCGGAAAACAATATATGCCGTGGATTCATATTGATGATATTTGCAGGATGTATGAGTTTGCTTTAAAAAATCCAGAAGTTGAAGGTTCTTACAATGCTTCAGCGCCACAACATACAACAAATGAAAGTTTGACGAAATTAATTGCGAATGTTTTAAACAAGCCTTTGTTCATGCCGAATGTTCCAACCTTTATTTTAAAATTGATATTTGGTGAATTGGCAGACGCTTTGCTGGAAGGTTCTAGAGCTTCTTCAGAAAAAATAATAAAAGCAGGTTTTGAATTTCAATTTCCTGATTTGAAAATGGCTTTGGAAGATTTGCTGAAAAAGTAA
- a CDS encoding DUF2116 family Zn-ribbon domain-containing protein, producing MECIECGEKIIGRSDKKFCDDACRNAYNNKQNKDSSNLMRNVNNKLRKNYRILNEINIDGKTKIPKSKLDGLGFDFNYFTNIKVYKNGSKYKFIYDHGYKILEEDYVLIVKN from the coding sequence ATGGAATGTATAGAATGCGGCGAAAAAATCATTGGAAGATCTGATAAAAAGTTCTGCGATGATGCCTGTAGAAATGCTTACAACAATAAGCAAAATAAAGATTCGAGCAACCTGATGCGGAATGTGAATAATAAACTCCGTAAAAACTACCGCATTCTGAATGAAATAAATATCGACGGGAAAACTAAAATTCCAAAATCTAAACTCGATGGCTTAGGTTTTGATTTTAATTATTTTACCAATATAAAAGTGTATAAAAACGGTTCGAAATACAAATTTATTTACGATCACGGCTATAAAATTCTTGAAGAAGATTACGTTCTCATTGTAAAAAATTAA
- a CDS encoding HPP family protein, which translates to MKKTFKRTFRVSKYVIYKETLVDYKEHFWSFLGAFFGIGLIAFLQSQYLFKQENIFLIGSFGASCVLIYGAIQSPLAQPRNLVGGHVISALIGVTVFKIVPDIIWLSAPLAVAFSIVAMQYTKTLHPPGGATALIAVSSTGKIPELGYWYVLSPVLSGCLILLLVALVFNNMTKHRSYPNSTKWKQLLHKRHRHNLKN; encoded by the coding sequence GTGAAAAAAACTTTCAAAAGAACGTTCAGAGTTTCAAAATATGTCATTTATAAAGAAACGCTTGTTGATTATAAAGAACATTTTTGGTCTTTTCTGGGTGCGTTTTTCGGAATTGGATTGATCGCTTTTCTGCAGTCTCAATATCTATTCAAACAAGAGAATATCTTTTTAATCGGTTCATTCGGAGCCTCTTGTGTATTAATTTACGGAGCCATTCAAAGTCCGCTCGCTCAGCCTAGAAATCTTGTTGGCGGTCATGTTATTTCAGCATTAATCGGAGTTACCGTTTTTAAAATTGTTCCTGATATTATCTGGCTTTCTGCACCACTTGCTGTTGCTTTTTCAATTGTTGCTATGCAATACACCAAAACGCTTCATCCACCCGGTGGAGCAACGGCGTTAATTGCAGTAAGCTCAACGGGTAAAATTCCTGAACTGGGATATTGGTATGTACTTTCTCCGGTTCTTTCGGGTTGCTTAATTTTACTTTTGGTGGCTTTGGTTTTTAATAATATGACCAAACACAGAAGCTATCCCAACAGTACAAAATGGAAGCAACTTTTACATAAAAGACACAGACACAATTTGAAAAATTAA
- the pnuC gene encoding nicotinamide riboside transporter PnuC, whose amino-acid sequence MMQDILQQTTWQEWLGVFFSVFQVLLARKNNSNNYLFGIAGISLTLYVMIQSKLYAEFTLNLYYLVMSIYGWLYWKFGKRKSETTISETTNNEKLITVGIVIGTFSIFYFFLTNFTDSDVPILDSLVSAFAWAGMWLMARRKIENWILLNISNIIAIPLLIHKGLYLYAVLTAFLFIVAISGYLEWRKIIKSKSVVI is encoded by the coding sequence TTGATGCAGGACATTTTACAACAGACAACATGGCAAGAATGGCTTGGTGTCTTCTTTTCAGTTTTTCAGGTTTTATTGGCAAGAAAAAATAATTCGAATAATTATCTTTTCGGTATTGCGGGGATTTCACTAACGCTTTATGTGATGATTCAGTCTAAACTCTACGCAGAGTTTACGCTTAATCTTTACTATTTGGTAATGAGCATTTACGGATGGTTGTACTGGAAATTTGGAAAAAGAAAATCTGAAACAACAATTTCTGAAACGACAAATAATGAAAAATTAATTACCGTAGGAATTGTGATTGGAACCTTTAGTATTTTCTATTTTTTCCTGACGAATTTTACGGATTCTGATGTTCCGATCTTGGATTCTTTAGTCAGTGCTTTTGCATGGGCTGGAATGTGGTTGATGGCTCGTAGAAAAATTGAAAACTGGATTTTGCTTAACATCAGCAACATAATCGCAATTCCGTTATTGATTCACAAAGGACTTTATTTATATGCAGTTTTGACAGCTTTTTTGTTCATCGTTGCAATTTCCGGTTATTTGGAATGGAGGAAAATTATTAAATCTAAATCGGTTGTTATTTAA
- a CDS encoding acyl-CoA dehydrogenase family protein — MFTPKEIREKMHGASEVPQSIMTQIHHERLLQIWVPKRYGGLGLRLKEGLQLLLDWSKIDGSLGWMLTLCSGANFFSRNLKPNIAKELFSNSKTCFGGSGMIGGTAEKQNDGTFLINGLWHFATGAPHLSHFTLNAKLTENGNPLLDESGNELIISFVISKNQVEIIPNWKSMGMKATGTYSFKVENVKVSEDHSFIYDEFFTDDVLDKIPFRIFADLTLLVNYLGMASHFVEEAIKIRPHLDLNFFDKKIEDALVKVIEFANEIEGLLKESETITQEKQSEIHDYSSDLVENLSHQILQIYIQLGIKASRTDSAVYQVFCDYFTSTQHSNFRREFDYFI; from the coding sequence ATGTTTACACCTAAAGAAATAAGAGAAAAAATGCATGGAGCTTCTGAAGTTCCACAATCAATCATGACTCAGATTCATCATGAAAGATTGCTTCAAATTTGGGTCCCGAAAAGGTATGGCGGATTGGGATTACGATTAAAGGAAGGTTTGCAACTACTTCTTGATTGGTCAAAAATAGATGGAAGTTTAGGTTGGATGCTCACTTTATGTTCGGGTGCTAATTTTTTTTCAAGAAATTTAAAACCCAATATAGCTAAAGAACTTTTTTCCAATTCAAAAACCTGTTTTGGAGGAAGCGGAATGATTGGTGGAACAGCCGAAAAACAAAACGACGGAACTTTTCTTATTAACGGACTTTGGCATTTTGCAACGGGCGCTCCCCATTTAAGTCATTTTACCTTAAACGCAAAATTGACCGAAAACGGAAATCCTTTGCTTGATGAATCGGGAAATGAACTCATCATATCTTTTGTTATTTCTAAAAACCAGGTTGAAATTATTCCGAACTGGAAATCGATGGGAATGAAAGCAACCGGAACGTATTCTTTTAAAGTTGAAAATGTAAAAGTTTCTGAGGATCATAGTTTTATTTATGACGAGTTTTTTACGGATGATGTTTTAGATAAAATTCCGTTTAGGATTTTTGCAGATTTGACATTGTTGGTTAATTATCTTGGAATGGCTTCTCATTTTGTTGAAGAAGCAATTAAAATCCGTCCTCATCTTGATTTAAACTTTTTCGATAAAAAAATAGAAGATGCGCTGGTAAAAGTGATTGAATTTGCCAATGAAATTGAAGGTTTATTAAAAGAATCTGAAACGATAACTCAGGAAAAGCAATCTGAAATTCATGATTATTCTTCAGATTTAGTTGAAAATTTATCACATCAGATTTTGCAGATCTACATTCAGTTAGGAATTAAGGCGAGTCGTACCGATTCTGCGGTCTATCAGGTTTTCTGTGATTATTTTACGTCGACGCAGCATTCTAATTTTAGAAGGGAGTTTGATTATTTTATTTAA
- a CDS encoding HNH endonuclease, with protein MNCIFCNKNSDNSRSIEHIIPQSLGNTKNVLDKGIVCDSCNNYFSTKIEKDVLDLPYFRSLRNRNNILTKKKKIPNEIGFLET; from the coding sequence ATGAATTGTATATTTTGTAATAAAAATTCAGATAATTCGAGAAGCATTGAACACATAATTCCCCAATCGTTAGGTAATACGAAAAATGTTCTCGATAAAGGAATAGTATGTGACTCTTGTAATAACTATTTCTCTACAAAAATAGAAAAGGACGTATTAGACTTACCATACTTTAGAAGTTTAAGAAATAGAAATAACATTTTGACTAAAAAGAAGAAAATTCCAAATGAAATTGGTTTTTTGGAGACTTAA
- a CDS encoding single-stranded DNA-binding protein, with amino-acid sequence MSLRNKVTLIGFTGKEVETVNFENGGMKISVSLATNDHYTNAKGEKVEETQWHNLVAFGKTAEIFQKYVPKGKEIAIEGKLTYRSYDDKDGVKRYTTEIRVDELLLLGGK; translated from the coding sequence ATGTCACTAAGAAACAAAGTAACCTTGATCGGTTTCACAGGAAAAGAAGTTGAAACAGTAAACTTCGAAAACGGAGGAATGAAAATTTCAGTTTCATTGGCTACAAATGACCATTACACCAATGCAAAAGGTGAGAAAGTAGAAGAAACACAATGGCACAATCTGGTTGCTTTCGGGAAAACGGCTGAGATTTTTCAGAAATATGTTCCAAAAGGAAAAGAGATTGCCATTGAAGGGAAATTAACGTACAGATCGTACGATGATAAAGATGGTGTGAAAAGATATACTACCGAAATCAGAGTAGATGAACTTCTGCTTTTAGGAGGTAAATAA
- a CDS encoding HRDC domain-containing protein: MKIKVLKIRIADEFLREDQKVIDHFLENHEIIKTETVFVHDEQFWSVVLYFNDVESAITKTIVKDSKAVKYSAEDEVLNSDEIKILDALKLWRSEKAREQNLPTYFIATNKELVSVAKYKPAKKEELLDIKGFGKHKIENYGEEILEILESV; the protein is encoded by the coding sequence ATGAAAATAAAAGTTTTAAAAATCAGAATAGCAGATGAATTTCTGCGTGAAGACCAGAAAGTAATTGATCATTTTCTTGAAAACCATGAAATTATTAAAACCGAAACGGTATTTGTTCATGACGAACAGTTTTGGTCGGTGGTATTGTATTTTAATGATGTAGAATCTGCCATTACTAAGACGATTGTAAAAGATTCTAAAGCTGTAAAATATTCTGCAGAAGACGAAGTTCTAAACAGTGATGAAATAAAAATTCTGGATGCGCTGAAATTGTGGCGTTCCGAGAAAGCAAGAGAGCAAAATCTTCCAACCTATTTTATTGCAACCAATAAAGAACTCGTGTCTGTTGCTAAATATAAACCAGCTAAAAAAGAAGAGTTGCTCGACATCAAAGGTTTCGGCAAACATAAGATTGAAAACTACGGCGAAGAGATTTTAGAAATCTTAGAAAGCGTTTAA
- the hisS gene encoding histidine--tRNA ligase, with protein sequence MKPSLAKGTRDFTSLEVSRRKYIINILQKNFELFGFQPLETPSFENLSTLTGKYGEEGDRLIFKILNSSINEAKEDKKTQMLTDFQKALDKPFSAESLTDKALRYDLTVPFARFVAMNHGKLTFPYKRYQIQPVWRADRPQKGRFREFYQCDADVVGSESLWQEVDLVQLYLKSFAQLKVSVTIHINNRKILSGLAEYAGITDKLIDFTVALDKLDKIGKDGVVKELLERNISQESIDKLDFLFNQSNDALENLLQLKEKFVGNEIGLKGVEELEFVITQSLNLGVDIQNLVFDITLARGLDYYTGAIFEVKADEAQMGSIGGGGRYDNLTEVFGVKNVPGIGISFGLDRIYLVMEELNLFPEEAASNVEYLFANFGREETSEALKLIIQLREKGISAELYPENAKINKQFTYAEKKGIKNLVFLGEEELKNNTVTFKNLEAGEQKTVSLEEFLNS encoded by the coding sequence ATGAAGCCAAGCTTAGCAAAAGGAACGAGAGATTTTACATCGCTGGAAGTTTCAAGAAGAAAATACATCATCAATATATTACAAAAGAATTTCGAATTATTCGGATTTCAACCTTTAGAAACCCCAAGTTTTGAAAATCTTTCAACATTGACCGGAAAATACGGAGAAGAAGGAGATCGTCTGATTTTTAAAATTTTAAATTCAAGCATCAACGAAGCTAAAGAGGATAAGAAAACTCAGATGTTGACTGATTTTCAGAAAGCTTTAGATAAACCTTTCAGTGCAGAAAGTCTTACAGATAAAGCGCTTCGTTATGATTTAACGGTACCTTTTGCGAGATTTGTAGCGATGAATCATGGGAAACTGACATTCCCTTACAAACGTTACCAAATTCAGCCGGTTTGGAGAGCAGACCGTCCGCAAAAAGGAAGATTCAGAGAGTTTTATCAGTGTGATGCCGATGTTGTGGGAAGCGAAAGTCTTTGGCAGGAAGTTGATCTGGTTCAATTGTATTTAAAATCTTTTGCTCAGTTAAAAGTTTCAGTAACCATTCATATCAACAACCGAAAGATTCTTTCAGGTTTGGCAGAATATGCCGGAATTACAGATAAGCTGATCGATTTTACCGTTGCTTTAGATAAGCTAGACAAAATCGGGAAGGATGGAGTAGTGAAGGAGCTTTTAGAAAGAAATATTTCTCAGGAATCAATTGATAAATTAGATTTCCTTTTCAATCAGTCGAATGATGCTTTAGAAAATCTTCTTCAGCTGAAAGAAAAATTTGTAGGTAATGAAATCGGTTTGAAAGGTGTTGAAGAACTAGAATTTGTGATCACACAATCTCTAAATTTAGGTGTCGATATTCAGAATCTTGTTTTTGATATTACTTTGGCGCGTGGTTTAGATTATTACACAGGAGCAATTTTTGAAGTGAAAGCAGATGAAGCGCAAATGGGTTCCATCGGTGGTGGTGGAAGATATGATAACCTAACCGAAGTTTTTGGGGTGAAAAATGTTCCCGGAATCGGAATTTCTTTTGGCTTAGACCGAATTTATCTGGTAATGGAAGAGCTTAATCTTTTCCCAGAAGAAGCAGCATCAAATGTTGAATATCTGTTTGCCAACTTTGGTAGAGAAGAAACTTCAGAAGCTTTAAAATTAATCATCCAATTAAGAGAAAAAGGAATTTCCGCAGAGCTGTATCCTGAAAATGCAAAAATCAATAAGCAGTTTACTTACGCTGAAAAGAAAGGAATTAAAAATCTTGTTTTCTTAGGGGAAGAAGAATTGAAAAACAATACGGTTACTTTTAAAAATTTAGAAGCAGGAGAACAGAAAACGGTTTCTTTGGAAGAGTTTCTTAATTCTTAA
- a CDS encoding DUF1835 domain-containing protein yields MSTFHILNGDCLAEKFPKNLEGESIIWREALIDGPVSDNNFFENRKRFIAENYDSESDYDELVVKEFQKMQNLPEGSDIFFWFEDDLFCQVNFWFLISNLNLGKINIFRVFPKDTEKGFAESEENDLLELFYSAKEINDTERKLISNLWADFQQNKLSKEVSSEIVRNLEELITANENRFNGTLENQIKEIQKNAESFEDVFKTFTQKYPIYGFGDLQLKKCIDKFSR; encoded by the coding sequence GTGAGTACTTTTCACATTTTGAATGGCGATTGTTTAGCCGAAAAATTTCCAAAAAACTTGGAAGGTGAAAGTATTATCTGGAGAGAAGCTTTAATTGATGGACCTGTTTCGGACAATAATTTCTTTGAAAATCGTAAGAGATTTATCGCAGAAAATTACGATTCAGAAAGCGATTATGATGAATTGGTCGTAAAAGAATTTCAGAAAATGCAAAATCTTCCAGAGGGTTCTGATATATTTTTCTGGTTTGAAGACGACTTGTTTTGTCAGGTAAATTTTTGGTTTTTAATTTCGAACTTGAATTTAGGTAAAATAAATATTTTTAGAGTTTTCCCAAAAGACACAGAAAAAGGATTTGCGGAAAGTGAAGAAAATGATTTGCTGGAACTATTTTATTCTGCAAAAGAAATTAATGATACCGAAAGAAAATTAATTTCAAATCTTTGGGCAGATTTCCAACAAAATAAATTATCGAAAGAAGTTTCATCTGAAATTGTAAGAAACCTTGAAGAACTGATTACTGCAAACGAAAATAGGTTTAACGGAACTTTGGAAAATCAAATAAAAGAAATTCAAAAAAATGCAGAAAGCTTTGAAGACGTTTTCAAAACTTTCACCCAAAAATATCCCATTTATGGTTTTGGAGACTTGCAGTTAAAGAAATGCATTGACAAGTTTTCTAGATGA